From one Culex quinquefasciatus strain JHB chromosome 3, VPISU_Cqui_1.0_pri_paternal, whole genome shotgun sequence genomic stretch:
- the LOC6051435 gene encoding transcriptional regulator ATRX homolog gives MADPQVQANDEQEIAEAQNSLTDLLYDVVAQGATTRLGGFVYRRIDSVLSTVEKTAKWSLPQPVLDGGDEASSDGSKISAPPLIRPLPWMLFLPALVVMRMVRVGLSLLALMVGRPPVTPASVVHFVQNKRRKLRALKYRGQKLGRISRAEAKAEDELQTTWLSRIIMPLRTIVCRPGRVVVTPHRHHHRHPQRQQNQQQDQQQPGRKRNAQERDVDDDDESGPEVDEGTVSELLDKYADDAGDSSFHADSASGESSDSSLSEQEKSAVEDVPSKPASESAKKESNGHAPKEGSQARRKSDLNVESAPKPAENGSVDSSKKQDATKEPAAKEPEKAEVKEDKPKATENGSTDGSKSQDAAKEERQKQEANKPKLNSTASDSERTDSKQTSVAGQKNQQEEDAAKNQSMSDVKTNFQQKNKQQQPNQPQNQPQQTNANGGTGGKKQKRPSQGHQ, from the exons ATGGCCGATCCCCAGGTTCAAGCAAATGACGAGCAG GAAATTGCCGAAGCGCAAAACTCGCTGACGGACCTGCTGTACGACGTGGTGGCCCAGGGTGCCACAACCCGGCTCGGTGGCTTCGTGTACCGCCGGATTGACAGCGTCCTCTCGACGGTGGAAAAAACGGCCAAATGGAGCCTGCCCCAGCCGGTTCTGGACGGTGGTGACGAGGCCAGCTCGGACGGAAGCAAAATTTCCGCCCCGCCGCTGATCCGTCCCCTGCCGTGGATGCTTTTCCTGCCGGCCCTGGTGGTCATGCGGATGGTCCGCGTCGGACTGTCGCTGTTGGCACTGATGGTCGGTCGGCCGCCGGTCACTCCGGCCTCGGTGGTTCACTTTGTGCAGAATAAGCGGCGGAAGTTGCGCGCCCTCAAGTACCGCGGACAAAAGCTGGGCCGGATTAGTCGGGCGGAGGCGAAAGCCGAAGACGAGCTGCAAACCACGTGGCTCAGCCGGATTATAATGCCGCTGAGGACGATCGTGTGCAGGCCGGGACGAGTTGTG GTAACCCCCCACCGCCACCACCATCGTCACCCGCAGCGCCAGCAAAACCAGCAGCAGGATCAGCAACAGCCGGGCCGGAAGCGGAACGCCCAGGAGCGGGAcgtcgacgacgatgacgagagTGGCCCCGAGGTGGACGAGGGCACCGTCAGCGAGCTGTTGGACAAGTACGCGGACGACGCCGGCGATTCGAGCTTCCAC GCCGATTCAGCTTCCGGTGAGTCATCTGACAGTTCCCTTTCGGAACAGGAAAAGTCCGCCGTCGAAGACGTTCCGTCCAAACCAGCGTCGGAATCTGCAAAGAAGGAGAGCAACGGCCACGCCCCCAAGGAGGGCTCTCAGGCGAGGCGAAAATCGGATCTGAACGTTGAATCAGCGCCAAAACCTGCCGAAAATGGGTCCGTCGACAGTAGCAAAAAGCAGGATGCAACGAAAGAACCCGCCGCCAAAGAGCCGGAAAAGGCAGAAGTGAAAGAAGACAAACCAAAAGCTACCGAAAATGGATCCACTGACGGTAGCAAAAGTCAGGACGCAGCCAAAGAAGAACGTCAAAAACAAG aggCAAACAAGCCAAAGCTAAATTCAACAGCGTCCGATAGTGAGCGCACTGACAGTAAGCAGACGAGCGTAGCAGGCCAGAAGAACCAGCAAGAAGAAG ATGCTGCGAAAAATCAATCCATGAGTGATGTAAAGACCAATTTCCAGCAGAAAAATAAACAGCAGCAGCCGAATCAACCGCAAAATCAGCCCCAGCAAACGAATGCTAACGGTGGAACTGGTGGCAAGAAGCAGAAAAGGCCCAGCCAAGGTCACCAGTAG